A window of Methanobacterium formicicum DSM 3637 contains these coding sequences:
- a CDS encoding class III signal peptide-containing protein, which translates to MDEKGQISAEMILLLGAMLVIVIVAGGAIFGITQSFAGNISQVIDTARNNAIGKM; encoded by the coding sequence ATGGATGAAAAAGGTCAAATCAGCGCTGAAATGATATTATTACTTGGTGCGATGTTAGTTATAGTGATTGTTGCAGGTGGAGCCATATTTGGTATTACCCAATCATTTGCAGGGAATATCTCTCAAGTGATAGATACTGCCAGAAACAATGCTATTGGTAAAATGTAA